A single genomic interval of Hevea brasiliensis isolate MT/VB/25A 57/8 chromosome 4, ASM3005281v1, whole genome shotgun sequence harbors:
- the LOC110631768 gene encoding zinc transporter 4, chloroplastic isoform X1 yields MLFFEDLWELIGLNHFTLKTRALSEESLFPGISESMSNSSCQSAEVNGCRDDSAALALKLIAIASILLAGVVGIAIPLIGKQRRFLRTDGSLFVAAKAFAAGVILATGFVHMLSGGSNALRNPCLPEYPWSKFPFPGFIAMMASLLTLLLDFVGTQYYERKQGLNRASEEQARVGSVDVGPDSDIVPFAGEKEPNGKVFGEEEGGGMHIVGMHAHAAHHRDSHPHGQDACDGHVKDHGHGHNHRFSEGDEESGARHVAVSQILELGVVSHSVIIGLSLGVSQSPCTIRPLIAALSFHQFFEGFALGGCISQAQFKTLSATIMACFFAITTPAGIGIGTGISSFYNPHSSAALIAEGILDSSSAGILVYMALVDLIAADFLSKSMSCNFRLQLVSYFMLFLGAGMMAALAIWV; encoded by the exons ATGTTATTCTTTGAG GATCTGTGGGAGTTGATTGGCCTCAATCATTTCACATTAAAGACTCGAGCTTTATCAG AAGAATCTTTATTTCCGGGGATTTCTGAATCCATGTCTAACTCGAGTTGCCAATCAGCCGAAGTCAATGGTTGCCGAGACGACTCAGCTGCACTAGCCCTCAAGCTCATAGCCATAGCGTCTATTCTCCTCGCTGGAGTAGTTGGCATCGCTATCCCTCTCATCGGAAAGCAACGCCGTTTCCTCCGCACAGACGGCAGCCTCTTTGTCGCCGCAAAGGCGTTCGCGGCTGGCGTAATTCTCGCCACCGGTTTTGTTCACATGCTCTCGGGTGGGTCAAATGCCCTCAGGAATCCTTGCCTTCCCGAATACCCATGGTCCAAGTTCCCATTTCCAGGTTTTATTGCTATGATGGCGTCGTTATTGACTCTGCTTTTGGATTTTGTGGGCACTCAGTATTATGAGAGAAAGCAGGGCCTGAACAGGGCAAGTGAGGAGCAAGCAAGGGTTGGATCGGTCGATGTAGGTCCTGATTCGGATATTGTGCCTTTCGCGGGTGAAAAAGAGCCCAATGGAAAGGTATTTGGGGAAGAGGAGGGCGGTGGGATGCACATTGTGGGGATGCACGCGCATGCAGCACACCATAGGGACAGCCACCCTCACGGCCAGGACGCATGTGATGGGCATGTGAAGGATCATGGGCACGGGCACAATCACCGGTTCAGTGAGGGTGACGAGGAGAGTGGAGCACGACATGTCGCCGTTTCGCAG ATACTGGAACTTGGGGTTGTATCCCATTCGGTTATTATTGGATTATCACTGGGAGTTTCACAGAGCCCATGTACCATAAGACCCTTGATAGCAGCGTTATCATTTCATCAATTCTTTGAAGGGTTTGCGCTTGGAGGGTGCATCTCACAGGCACAGTTCAAGACCCTATCAGCTACAATAATGGCGTGCTTTTTCGCCATAACAACTCCTGCTGGAATTGGGATTGGGACAGGCATCTCTTCGTTTTACAACCCACACAGCTCCGCAGCACTAATTGCAGAAGGCATTTTAGATTCATCGTCTGCTGGAATTCTTGTGTACATGGCTTTGGTGGACCTGATAGCTGCTGATTTTCTAAGTAAAAGTATGAGCTGCAATTTTAGGCTTCAATTGGTGTCTTATTTCATGCTCTTTCTTGGAGCTGGAATGATGGCTGCACTTGCAATCTGGGTttag
- the LOC110631768 gene encoding zinc transporter 4, chloroplastic isoform X2, with protein sequence MLFFEDLWELIGLNHFTLKTRALSESLFPGISESMSNSSCQSAEVNGCRDDSAALALKLIAIASILLAGVVGIAIPLIGKQRRFLRTDGSLFVAAKAFAAGVILATGFVHMLSGGSNALRNPCLPEYPWSKFPFPGFIAMMASLLTLLLDFVGTQYYERKQGLNRASEEQARVGSVDVGPDSDIVPFAGEKEPNGKVFGEEEGGGMHIVGMHAHAAHHRDSHPHGQDACDGHVKDHGHGHNHRFSEGDEESGARHVAVSQILELGVVSHSVIIGLSLGVSQSPCTIRPLIAALSFHQFFEGFALGGCISQAQFKTLSATIMACFFAITTPAGIGIGTGISSFYNPHSSAALIAEGILDSSSAGILVYMALVDLIAADFLSKSMSCNFRLQLVSYFMLFLGAGMMAALAIWV encoded by the exons ATGTTATTCTTTGAG GATCTGTGGGAGTTGATTGGCCTCAATCATTTCACATTAAAGACTCGAGCTTTATCAG AATCTTTATTTCCGGGGATTTCTGAATCCATGTCTAACTCGAGTTGCCAATCAGCCGAAGTCAATGGTTGCCGAGACGACTCAGCTGCACTAGCCCTCAAGCTCATAGCCATAGCGTCTATTCTCCTCGCTGGAGTAGTTGGCATCGCTATCCCTCTCATCGGAAAGCAACGCCGTTTCCTCCGCACAGACGGCAGCCTCTTTGTCGCCGCAAAGGCGTTCGCGGCTGGCGTAATTCTCGCCACCGGTTTTGTTCACATGCTCTCGGGTGGGTCAAATGCCCTCAGGAATCCTTGCCTTCCCGAATACCCATGGTCCAAGTTCCCATTTCCAGGTTTTATTGCTATGATGGCGTCGTTATTGACTCTGCTTTTGGATTTTGTGGGCACTCAGTATTATGAGAGAAAGCAGGGCCTGAACAGGGCAAGTGAGGAGCAAGCAAGGGTTGGATCGGTCGATGTAGGTCCTGATTCGGATATTGTGCCTTTCGCGGGTGAAAAAGAGCCCAATGGAAAGGTATTTGGGGAAGAGGAGGGCGGTGGGATGCACATTGTGGGGATGCACGCGCATGCAGCACACCATAGGGACAGCCACCCTCACGGCCAGGACGCATGTGATGGGCATGTGAAGGATCATGGGCACGGGCACAATCACCGGTTCAGTGAGGGTGACGAGGAGAGTGGAGCACGACATGTCGCCGTTTCGCAG ATACTGGAACTTGGGGTTGTATCCCATTCGGTTATTATTGGATTATCACTGGGAGTTTCACAGAGCCCATGTACCATAAGACCCTTGATAGCAGCGTTATCATTTCATCAATTCTTTGAAGGGTTTGCGCTTGGAGGGTGCATCTCACAGGCACAGTTCAAGACCCTATCAGCTACAATAATGGCGTGCTTTTTCGCCATAACAACTCCTGCTGGAATTGGGATTGGGACAGGCATCTCTTCGTTTTACAACCCACACAGCTCCGCAGCACTAATTGCAGAAGGCATTTTAGATTCATCGTCTGCTGGAATTCTTGTGTACATGGCTTTGGTGGACCTGATAGCTGCTGATTTTCTAAGTAAAAGTATGAGCTGCAATTTTAGGCTTCAATTGGTGTCTTATTTCATGCTCTTTCTTGGAGCTGGAATGATGGCTGCACTTGCAATCTGGGTttag
- the LOC110631768 gene encoding zinc transporter 4, chloroplastic isoform X4: protein MSNSSCQSAEVNGCRDDSAALALKLIAIASILLAGVVGIAIPLIGKQRRFLRTDGSLFVAAKAFAAGVILATGFVHMLSGGSNALRNPCLPEYPWSKFPFPGFIAMMASLLTLLLDFVGTQYYERKQGLNRASEEQARVGSVDVGPDSDIVPFAGEKEPNGKVFGEEEGGGMHIVGMHAHAAHHRDSHPHGQDACDGHVKDHGHGHNHRFSEGDEESGARHVAVSQILELGVVSHSVIIGLSLGVSQSPCTIRPLIAALSFHQFFEGFALGGCISQAQFKTLSATIMACFFAITTPAGIGIGTGISSFYNPHSSAALIAEGILDSSSAGILVYMALVDLIAADFLSKSMSCNFRLQLVSYFMLFLGAGMMAALAIWV, encoded by the exons ATGTCTAACTCGAGTTGCCAATCAGCCGAAGTCAATGGTTGCCGAGACGACTCAGCTGCACTAGCCCTCAAGCTCATAGCCATAGCGTCTATTCTCCTCGCTGGAGTAGTTGGCATCGCTATCCCTCTCATCGGAAAGCAACGCCGTTTCCTCCGCACAGACGGCAGCCTCTTTGTCGCCGCAAAGGCGTTCGCGGCTGGCGTAATTCTCGCCACCGGTTTTGTTCACATGCTCTCGGGTGGGTCAAATGCCCTCAGGAATCCTTGCCTTCCCGAATACCCATGGTCCAAGTTCCCATTTCCAGGTTTTATTGCTATGATGGCGTCGTTATTGACTCTGCTTTTGGATTTTGTGGGCACTCAGTATTATGAGAGAAAGCAGGGCCTGAACAGGGCAAGTGAGGAGCAAGCAAGGGTTGGATCGGTCGATGTAGGTCCTGATTCGGATATTGTGCCTTTCGCGGGTGAAAAAGAGCCCAATGGAAAGGTATTTGGGGAAGAGGAGGGCGGTGGGATGCACATTGTGGGGATGCACGCGCATGCAGCACACCATAGGGACAGCCACCCTCACGGCCAGGACGCATGTGATGGGCATGTGAAGGATCATGGGCACGGGCACAATCACCGGTTCAGTGAGGGTGACGAGGAGAGTGGAGCACGACATGTCGCCGTTTCGCAG ATACTGGAACTTGGGGTTGTATCCCATTCGGTTATTATTGGATTATCACTGGGAGTTTCACAGAGCCCATGTACCATAAGACCCTTGATAGCAGCGTTATCATTTCATCAATTCTTTGAAGGGTTTGCGCTTGGAGGGTGCATCTCACAGGCACAGTTCAAGACCCTATCAGCTACAATAATGGCGTGCTTTTTCGCCATAACAACTCCTGCTGGAATTGGGATTGGGACAGGCATCTCTTCGTTTTACAACCCACACAGCTCCGCAGCACTAATTGCAGAAGGCATTTTAGATTCATCGTCTGCTGGAATTCTTGTGTACATGGCTTTGGTGGACCTGATAGCTGCTGATTTTCTAAGTAAAAGTATGAGCTGCAATTTTAGGCTTCAATTGGTGTCTTATTTCATGCTCTTTCTTGGAGCTGGAATGATGGCTGCACTTGCAATCTGGGTttag
- the LOC110631768 gene encoding zinc transporter 4, chloroplastic isoform X3: MLFFEDLWELIGLNHFTLKTRALSAEVNGCRDDSAALALKLIAIASILLAGVVGIAIPLIGKQRRFLRTDGSLFVAAKAFAAGVILATGFVHMLSGGSNALRNPCLPEYPWSKFPFPGFIAMMASLLTLLLDFVGTQYYERKQGLNRASEEQARVGSVDVGPDSDIVPFAGEKEPNGKVFGEEEGGGMHIVGMHAHAAHHRDSHPHGQDACDGHVKDHGHGHNHRFSEGDEESGARHVAVSQILELGVVSHSVIIGLSLGVSQSPCTIRPLIAALSFHQFFEGFALGGCISQAQFKTLSATIMACFFAITTPAGIGIGTGISSFYNPHSSAALIAEGILDSSSAGILVYMALVDLIAADFLSKSMSCNFRLQLVSYFMLFLGAGMMAALAIWV; this comes from the exons ATGTTATTCTTTGAG GATCTGTGGGAGTTGATTGGCCTCAATCATTTCACATTAAAGACTCGAGCTTTATCAG CCGAAGTCAATGGTTGCCGAGACGACTCAGCTGCACTAGCCCTCAAGCTCATAGCCATAGCGTCTATTCTCCTCGCTGGAGTAGTTGGCATCGCTATCCCTCTCATCGGAAAGCAACGCCGTTTCCTCCGCACAGACGGCAGCCTCTTTGTCGCCGCAAAGGCGTTCGCGGCTGGCGTAATTCTCGCCACCGGTTTTGTTCACATGCTCTCGGGTGGGTCAAATGCCCTCAGGAATCCTTGCCTTCCCGAATACCCATGGTCCAAGTTCCCATTTCCAGGTTTTATTGCTATGATGGCGTCGTTATTGACTCTGCTTTTGGATTTTGTGGGCACTCAGTATTATGAGAGAAAGCAGGGCCTGAACAGGGCAAGTGAGGAGCAAGCAAGGGTTGGATCGGTCGATGTAGGTCCTGATTCGGATATTGTGCCTTTCGCGGGTGAAAAAGAGCCCAATGGAAAGGTATTTGGGGAAGAGGAGGGCGGTGGGATGCACATTGTGGGGATGCACGCGCATGCAGCACACCATAGGGACAGCCACCCTCACGGCCAGGACGCATGTGATGGGCATGTGAAGGATCATGGGCACGGGCACAATCACCGGTTCAGTGAGGGTGACGAGGAGAGTGGAGCACGACATGTCGCCGTTTCGCAG ATACTGGAACTTGGGGTTGTATCCCATTCGGTTATTATTGGATTATCACTGGGAGTTTCACAGAGCCCATGTACCATAAGACCCTTGATAGCAGCGTTATCATTTCATCAATTCTTTGAAGGGTTTGCGCTTGGAGGGTGCATCTCACAGGCACAGTTCAAGACCCTATCAGCTACAATAATGGCGTGCTTTTTCGCCATAACAACTCCTGCTGGAATTGGGATTGGGACAGGCATCTCTTCGTTTTACAACCCACACAGCTCCGCAGCACTAATTGCAGAAGGCATTTTAGATTCATCGTCTGCTGGAATTCTTGTGTACATGGCTTTGGTGGACCTGATAGCTGCTGATTTTCTAAGTAAAAGTATGAGCTGCAATTTTAGGCTTCAATTGGTGTCTTATTTCATGCTCTTTCTTGGAGCTGGAATGATGGCTGCACTTGCAATCTGGGTttag